In a genomic window of Cuculus canorus isolate bCucCan1 chromosome 4, bCucCan1.pri, whole genome shotgun sequence:
- the WDR54 gene encoding WD repeat-containing protein 54 — translation MAAAGTAPFRREPSVRLRGSAAALYNNLSVLLAPGRPPSAFCAVHGPALTIATATADGPCATRQLPARHAATAGTADGITQAAWCVLPSRALLVLTSHRGIQMFEADGSTLVYWHALDGTEHPPAHAVFARGIAAAGGRFVCVGTSPGPVLVFDIPPKGTNVTVSDVLERHHDAITDIAAELGHTPDDAGDLVSADDGGAVCTWSSGEPFTPLGKIPGFGWSCSSVKLWHGIVAAGYGNGQIRLYEAATGVLRAEVNAHARWISALDVAPRSGKLLSGAEDSFVHVWELGRNPDTDGIELRHCHAECVTDTQVCGVRFCDPDGNSFAVTGYDLNEIFRYSHA, via the exons ATGGCTGCGGCTGGGACAGC GCCGTTCCGCCGGGAGCCGAGCGTGCGGCTGCGTGGCAGCGCTGCGGCGCTCTACAACAACCTGAGCGTGCTGCTGGCACCGGGCCGCCCGCCGTCCGCCTTCTGCGCCGTGCACGGCCCCGCGCTCACCATCGCCACCGCCACCGCCGACGGGCCCTGCGCCACGCGCCAGCTGCCGGCACGGCACGCCGCCACGGCCGGCACCGCCGACGGCATCACCCAG GCTGCCTGGTGCGTCCTCCCGTCCCGCGCCCTCCTGGTGCTCACCTCCCACCGCGGCATCCAG ATGTTCGAGGCCGACGGCTCCACGCTGGTGTATTGGCACGCGCTGGACGGCACGGAGCATCCTCCGG CGCACGCGGTGTTTGCCCGTGGGATCGCCGCTGCCGGCGGGCGCTTCGTCTGCGTGG GAACGTCGCCGGGGCCGGTGCTGGTGTTCGATATCCCCCCCAAAGGCACCAACGTCACCGTGAGCGACGTCCTGGAGCGGCACCACGACGCCATCACCGACATCGCGGCCGAGCTGGGCCACACGCCG GACGACGCTGGC GACCTGGTGAGCGCCGATGACGGCGGCGCCGTCTGCACCTGGAGCTCCGGAGAGCCCTTCACCCCACTCGGCAAAATCCCGGGATTCGG GTGGTCGTGCTCCTCGGTGAAGCTGTGGCACGGGATCGTGGCCGCCGGCTACGGGAACGGGCAGATCCGGCTGTACGAGGCCGCGACGGGCGTCCTGCGCGCCGAGGTCAACGCCCACGCCCGCTGGATCTCGGCTCTGGACGTGGCGCCGCGGAGCGGGAAG CTGCTCTCCGGCGCGGAGGATTCCTTTGTGCACGTCTGGGAGCTCGGCAGGAACCCGGACACCGACGGCATCGAG CTCCGGCACTGCCACGCCGAGTGCGTCACCGACACGCAGGTCTGCGGCGTACGCTTCTGCGATCCCGACGGGAATTCCTTCGCCGTCACCGGTTATGACCTGAACGAGATCTTCCGCTACAGCCACGCGTAG
- the LOC128852095 gene encoding serine/arginine repetitive matrix protein 2-like: MATPSPRDDVMETRKAGRCRAALTSPRAQAQGRGQRCRGDRDASGGEMAEVPPRERSRRDVPRTPVRVRSVRAGQCRAVPVAPGGDAAAGDVAAELVTRVMDACADAFAARQVSAHRRRMGPRFRALPAFPRRVPMPVGSRHSAPSPAGMEPQDSRFPAFPRHVLPGMGILIPEAPRIPAPCPGEGTGAAPGVPAFPTCASAGVGPDPGGSGIPAPCRGEVHVWGIPGIPSPSPTWAEGPDPGGSWRSGWCRVGAPPAPCGGRGALRCSRRLPAAHSLLRALGVRHSPARRPLALPGAGRGRRRRRHGAPGRGAAAVPPGLLRPGRRPRPAQPQPGLCCRSSGPPCAARAAQCHRPRAGAAPRRAAARRGHGVPAPPGKGPPAHSPPHTPPRGNSAAAAGPAAATATPGRGGCQWPRTATASLPRHPGCAPATGEPRGHRPCAAAAPAAPPRAMDPPAGGGAPCGRRGRGIGTRSRCRRAQPGHRGAHTGTAGAAAPQTSAAAAGLGAGARRHRPVEQQTGERGTAHGARRGHRRRAGPAAHPPRCALRRAALGPRRALSGSSSSSHRRAAPEALWRRGAIAALAPDGPRTAPAQPRRLCLCRTNHEGNKEVSVVQLCPLPMIPPALLLPDRHRSRQRGARPGGAGSPRCPRPQPTAAPMALAGWDRGAAVPWEVGAARAHPRAVAPVLLLHPMPVGVSGSGAAPVLRCRGKALSDLRPRRTLSRRSGRTAAMEVPSGCSHPGWFVLALVLALWLWVRRRRCWDPRRCPADLTGKTVIVTGANSGIGKCVALDLARRNARTILACRSRERGEAAAAEIRAATGNPAVVVRVVDTASLASVRAFARAVLREETRLDVLVNNAGSTGLPFAVTPEGLERTFATNYVGTFLLTRLLLDLLKASAPARIVNVSSFRHRAGTADCRFLTGQARPGSFDAAYNSTKLMNVLFTAELARRLRGTGVTANALSPGVVSTGIMRHFGCAVRALFALARPFIKSAERGAASTIFCAVSEEAAGISGKYFDSECGLALPAPAARDAALARKLWEETERLTGLHGASRH, translated from the exons ATGGCGACGCCGTCGCCGCGTGATGACGTAATGGAGACGAGAAAGGCGGGGAGGTGTCGCGCGGCGCTGACGTCACCGCGAGCGCAGGCCCAGGGGCGGGGCCAGCGTTGCCGTGGAGACCGGGACGCGTCGGGGGGGGAAATGGCGGAG GTTCCCCCGCGGGAGCGCTCCCGCCGGGACGTCCCTCGGACTCCGGTTCGCGTTCGCTCCGTCCGGGCCGGGCAGTGCCGGGCGGTGCCGGTGGCGCCGGGGGGGGACGCGGCCGCCGGGGACGTCGCGGCTGAGCTGGTGACGCGCGTGATGGACGCCTGCGCCGACGCCTTCGCCGCCCGCCAGGTGAGCGCCCACCGACGGCGGATGGGGCCCCGGTTCCGGGCGCTCCCGGCATTCCCACGCCGTGTCCCGATGCCAGTGGGCTCCCGGCATTCCGCTCCATCGCCGGCTGGGATGGAGCCTCAGGATTCCAGATTCCCGGCATTCCCGCGCCATGTTCTGCCGGGGATGGGGATCCTGATTCCAGAGGCTCCTCGAATTCCCGCTCCGTGTCCCGGTGAAGGCACGGGTGCAGCTCCAGGGGTTCCGGCATTcccaacctgtgccagcgctgGGGTGGGTCCGGATCCCGGGGGTTCCGGCATTCCCGCTCCGTGCCGAGGCGAGGTCCATGTCTGGGGTATTCCCGGCATTCCCAGCCCATCTCCTACCTGGGCTGAGGGTCCGGATCCGGGGGGTTCCTGGCGATCCGGTTGGTGCCGAGTTGGGGCTCCTCCGGCGCCGTGCGGCGGCCGCGGTGCTCTGCGGTGCTCACGGCGACTCCCGGCAGCGCATTCCCTTCTCCGTGCGTTGGGTGTGCGACACTCTCCTGCTCGGCGCCCGCTGGCGCTTCCCGGCGCGGGACGAGGGCGACGCCGACGCCGGCACGGAGCGCCAGGACGCGGAGCCGCCGCCGTGCCCCCTGGACTCCTGCGCCCCGGGCGCCGTCCCCGTCCGGCACAGCCGCAGCCAG GTCTCTGTTGCCGGAGCTCAGGACCCCCCTGTGCCGCCCGCGCCGCGCAGTGCCATCGTCCCCGTGCCGGAGCCGCCCCGCGCCGAGCTGCTGCCAGACGAGGCCACGGCGTCCCAGCGCCCCCCGGGAAGGGCCCCCCGGCACACAGCCCCCCGCACACCCCACCGCGCGGCAACAGCGCGGCCGCAGCGGGGCCGGCAGCCGCCACAGCCACACCGGGACGCGGCGGATGTCAATGGCCACGAACCGCCACCGCCTCCCTCCCGCGCCACCCCGGCTGCGCTCCGGCCACGGGGGAACCGCGAGGGCACCGTCCCTGTGCCGCAGCTGCTCCGGCGGCGCCGCCCCGGGCGATGGATCCGCCCGCAGGTGGAGGTGCTCCATGTGGGCGCCGAGGCCGAGGCATCGGCACGAGGTCGCGGTGCCGGCGGGCGCAGCCCGGGCATCGCGGGGCACACACGGGCACAGCTGGCGCCGCGGCTCCCCAGACCTCTGCCGCGGCCGCTGGGCTCGGCGCTGGCGCCCGGCGTCACCGTCCGGTGGAGCAGCAGACGGGAGAGCGCGGCACAGCCCACGGCGCCCGGCGAGGACACCGACGCCGAGCGGGACCTGCGGCCCATCCGCCCCGGTGTGCCCTTCGCCGGGCGGCTCTCGGGCCACGGCGGGCGCTGAgcggctcctcctcctcttcgcACCGCAGAGCCGCCCCTGAGGCACTCTGGCGTCGCGGTGCCATCGCCGCCCTCGCCCCGGACGGGCCCCGCACCGCACCGGCACAGCCGCGGCGGCTCTGCCTCTGCCGCACAAACCACGAGGGGAATAAAGAGGTTTCTGTTGTTCAGCTCTGTCCTTTGCCGATGATCCCCCCGGCACTCCTGCTCCCTGACCGGCACCGTTCCCGGCAGCGTGGTGCGAGGCCGGGCGGTGCCGGGAGCCCCCGGTGCCCACGCCCGCAGCCCACGGCGGCACCGATGGCTCTGGCAGGGTGGGACCGCGGCGCGGCTGTGCCGTGGGAGGTCGGTGCTGCCCGTGCACATCCCCGAGCTGTGGCACCGGTTCTGCTCCTCCACCCAATGCCGGTGGGCGTGAGCGGCTCCGGCGCGGCCCCAGTGCTGCGGTGCCGGGGGAAGGCCCTTTCTGACCTCCGACCCCGGCGGACTCTGTCCCGGCGCAGCGGTCGCACCGCGGCCATGGAGGTGCCGAGCGGCTGCAGCCACCCGGGTTGGTTCGTGCTGGCGCTGGTGCTGGCACTGTGGCTCTGGGTGCGGCGCAGGCGGTGCTGGGACCCGCGCCGCTGCCCCGCCGACCTCACCGGCAAGACCGTCATCGTCACCGGAGCCAACAGCG GGATCGGTAAGTGCGTGGCGCTGGACCTGGCGCGCCGGAACGCCCGCACCATCCTGGCGTGTCGGAGCCGGGAGCGCggcgaggcggcggcggcggagaTCCGGGCGGCCACCGGCAATCCGGCGGTGGTGGTGCGCGTGGTGGACACCGCCTCGCTGGCATCGGTGCGCGCCTTCGCCCGTGCTGTGCTGCGAGAGGAGACGCGGCTCGACGTCCTCGTCAACAACGCCGGCAGCACCG GGCTGCCGTTTGCGGTGACGCCGGAGGGTTTGGAGCGAACCTTCGCCACCAACTACGTGGGCACCTTCCTGCTGACGCGGCTCCTGCTCG ACCTCCTGAAGGCCTCGGCGCCCGCCCGCATCGTCAACGTCTCCTCCTTCCGGCACCGCGCCGGCACCGCCGACTGCCGCTTCCTGACCGGGCAGGCGCGGCCCGGCAGCTTCGACGCCGCCTACAACAGCACCAAACTGATGAACGTCCTCTTCACCGCCGAGCTGGCGCGGCGCCTGCGCGGCACAG GGGTGACCGCCAACGCGCTGAGCCCCGGCGTGGTGAGCACCGGCATCATGCGCCACTTCGGCTGCGCCGTGCGGGCGCTCTTCGCCCTCGCCCGCCCCTTCATCAAG TCGGCAGAGCGCGGCGCCGCCAGCACCATCTTCTGTGCCGTCTCCGAGGAGGCCGCGGGCATCTCCGGCAAATACTTCGACAGCGAGTGCGGGCTGGCACTGCCGGCGCCGGCCGCCCGCGACGCCGCGCTGGCGCGAAAGCTCTGGGAGGAGACGGAGCGGCTGACGGGGCTCCACGGCGCCTCCCGGCACTGA